A section of the Bryobacteraceae bacterium genome encodes:
- a CDS encoding radical SAM protein — protein MQHSRGKLIVLAASTSESTEYQRSTWRQMLLATLPDKYARFMGTDWSTAVEVNPDGTAKYVPHGLRVIEALLVRHFGEENIVVCYPDQLPLFVGEETRVIGIHAHNPLGITFATDVYAGFYGRDCEPINAAEFRRLIEHPVIDQHRRHLKLIVGGPGAWQIAHKGLQARWKIDTLVDGEAEEIAVDLFERAVRGEELPARVECKSPKLESIPAGINRSTFGVVEITRGCGRGCQFCSVALRAGKSIPLDHILENVRRAVAQGADTITLCTEDLFLYEQGKRFTTNLPALKRLFESVAAVPGVRHIMMTHGTIAPVVVQPEIVEELHLAVDKSVNQHPASTHPEHRYAMMFVGLETGSVRLFKQFMKGKSYPFRPEQWPDVVLKGMEIMNRANWFPMCTFIIGLPGETREDTKQSLDLLYALKDAKWCVIPTLFVPLEDTRLATRDGAKIANLTDLQWEFFFTCWRYNIDFFRRQRSVQWKFNLGIPIYYYLLGRKLFGPAMKWPLFRLAHFPEWILRRKLYLDFSNGAKPVYTTPAEVPIPEERRRPELPVLS, from the coding sequence TTGCAGCATTCCCGTGGAAAGCTCATCGTTCTGGCAGCCAGCACCTCCGAATCGACGGAGTATCAGCGCAGCACCTGGCGGCAGATGCTCCTTGCAACGCTGCCGGACAAGTACGCCCGCTTCATGGGGACAGACTGGTCTACCGCGGTGGAGGTCAACCCGGATGGCACGGCAAAATACGTCCCCCACGGGCTGCGTGTCATTGAAGCCCTGCTGGTGCGGCATTTCGGCGAGGAAAACATCGTTGTCTGCTATCCGGATCAGCTCCCCCTTTTTGTCGGCGAAGAAACGCGCGTCATCGGCATTCATGCGCATAATCCCCTGGGCATTACCTTTGCCACCGATGTTTACGCCGGCTTTTATGGCCGCGATTGCGAGCCAATCAATGCGGCGGAATTCCGCCGGCTGATCGAGCATCCGGTAATCGATCAACACCGGCGCCATCTGAAGTTGATCGTCGGTGGCCCCGGCGCCTGGCAGATCGCGCACAAGGGCCTCCAGGCCCGGTGGAAGATCGACACGCTCGTCGATGGCGAGGCCGAGGAGATCGCCGTCGATCTGTTTGAGCGCGCCGTCCGGGGCGAGGAGCTGCCCGCGCGGGTCGAGTGCAAATCGCCGAAGCTCGAATCCATTCCCGCCGGCATCAACCGCTCCACCTTTGGCGTCGTCGAAATCACGCGCGGCTGCGGCCGCGGCTGCCAGTTCTGCTCAGTCGCCCTGCGCGCCGGCAAAAGCATTCCCCTCGACCACATCCTCGAGAACGTCCGCCGCGCGGTGGCCCAGGGCGCCGATACGATCACGCTCTGCACCGAGGATCTCTTCCTGTACGAGCAGGGAAAACGTTTCACCACCAACCTTCCGGCACTGAAACGGCTCTTTGAAAGCGTGGCGGCCGTGCCCGGCGTCAGGCACATCATGATGACGCACGGAACCATTGCTCCGGTGGTCGTGCAGCCAGAAATCGTCGAAGAGCTCCACCTCGCCGTGGACAAGAGCGTGAACCAGCACCCGGCCTCCACGCACCCCGAGCACCGCTACGCGATGATGTTCGTCGGCCTGGAGACGGGCTCGGTGCGGCTGTTTAAACAGTTCATGAAAGGCAAGAGCTACCCGTTCCGCCCCGAGCAATGGCCCGATGTGGTGCTCAAGGGCATGGAGATCATGAACCGCGCCAACTGGTTCCCGATGTGCACTTTCATCATCGGGCTCCCGGGCGAGACGCGCGAGGACACAAAGCAGTCGCTTGACCTGCTCTACGCCCTCAAAGACGCCAAATGGTGCGTCATTCCCACGCTCTTCGTGCCGCTGGAGGACACGAGGCTCGCCACCAGGGACGGCGCAAAAATCGCCAATCTGACGGATCTCCAATGGGAATTCTTCTTTACCTGCTGGCGCTATAACATCGATTTCTTCCGCCGTCAGCGAAGTGTGCAGTGGAAATTCAATCTGGGAATTCCCATCTATTACTACCTCCTCGGCCGGAAACTCTTCGGACCGGCGATGAAATGGCCACTTTTCCGGCTGGCCCATTTCCCGGAATGGATCCTGCGGCGGAAGCTTTACCTCGATTTCTCCAACGGCGCAAAGCCCGTGTACACGACTCCGGCCGAGGTGCCTATTCCGGAGGAGCGCCGCCGCCCCGAACTGCCGGTGCTCTCCTGA
- a CDS encoding hypothetical protein (possible pseudo, frameshifted), giving the protein MQVSTQGAEKAGILTSRQVLDLAMTGRNFLDLARTIPGVVYTGGLGGIWANGNRGNQNNLLLDGVTNVDTGSNGGVLATTNIDMIAEMKVITNAQPAEFGRSSGAQIQVVTKSGTQQFHGTGYIFHRHEGLNANTWRNNIEGRPRQLYRYNFAGWNLGGPVYIPGKFNQDKNKLFFFVGMEWQNQLVPNALRSVTVPTELERKGDFSQSREGGGSPVVVKDPLAGGAQFPGNVIPASRQDPDGIKILNWYPMPNAAGRDPSFNYQTQVSDTYPRREYVYRGDYNINDKWRVYSRYIKTYSQTNKNYGQWNADYNIPFAPMNFGDPGWSFITNVTTVINPTLTNEFIFGSSKNRLNIDPVDDTFSRAKLGLRYQMPFPDADKLGLVQNWRWGGVPNSPFTGFNGTPFRNFNHTYDITNNIAKVMGAHTLKFGIYLHKSLKDQTAFTSVNGNIWFDRDASNPFDTNWAWTNGLTGTYQRLQQSNIVRNGQYRYWNVEWFGQDSWRVTRKLTIDYGMRFYWIQPQYDKALQTSSFNPALYNPANAARLWQPYRDPNTGAVLAINPVTGQTGPRALTGAIVNAGGGFVDGLYANGMGRAGRDGYPKGLINGQGVLFAPRIGIAYQFMQKTVLRMGGGIFYDRFQGNPVFDMLPNPPSTNSPQFYYGQLASIPPASAGIYFPANVNGFDKNGEIPTTYNWNVSIQRELPFNVLFDVGYVASVSNHIIYRRNFNAVPYGSAWLPENQDPLNPNPQFDGSTTKNVLFYRPFQGYANTNIIAFGANSNYHSLQMSANRRFGRDLTFGVAYTWSRALGTTTDDYTTNHPFNMRAADYGPLFYHRTHNLVFNYVYNLPKFAKGDSLGAKFLGHVVNNWQISGITTMQTGQPDNLSFSIDGVGNLNERYTGSVDVSPRPVITGKFNYTKGDYAWIDANAAGFRLPPLKGSQGFDSGPRVVYRPGDHNWDISVFKNFPYWKNDESKYIQLRVEMFNAWNHTRFSDFNRSMVFSRDGTRIINLPNALGGNGGRFGFGALTATRDPRIIQLAAKWYF; this is encoded by the coding sequence GTGCAGGTGAGCACCCAAGGCGCCGAGAAGGCGGGCATCCTCACCTCGCGCCAGGTGCTGGACCTCGCCATGACCGGCCGCAACTTCCTGGACCTGGCCCGGACCATCCCGGGTGTTGTCTACACCGGCGGTCTGGGCGGGATCTGGGCGAACGGCAACCGCGGCAACCAGAACAACCTTCTGCTGGACGGCGTGACCAACGTCGATACCGGCTCCAACGGCGGCGTCCTCGCCACCACCAACATCGACATGATCGCCGAAATGAAGGTGATCACCAACGCCCAGCCGGCCGAGTTCGGCCGTTCTTCCGGCGCGCAGATTCAGGTGGTCACCAAGTCCGGCACGCAGCAGTTCCACGGTACCGGCTACATCTTCCACCGCCATGAGGGCCTGAATGCCAACACATGGCGCAACAACATCGAGGGCCGGCCCCGCCAGCTCTATCGCTACAACTTCGCCGGCTGGAACCTGGGCGGCCCGGTCTACATCCCGGGCAAGTTTAACCAGGACAAGAACAAGCTGTTCTTCTTCGTGGGCATGGAATGGCAGAACCAGCTTGTCCCGAACGCGCTTCGCAGCGTGACCGTGCCCACCGAGCTCGAGCGCAAGGGCGACTTCTCCCAGTCCCGCGAGGGCGGCGGCAGCCCGGTGGTCGTCAAGGATCCGCTCGCTGGCGGAGCCCAGTTCCCGGGCAACGTCATTCCGGCCTCGCGGCAGGACCCGGACGGCATCAAGATCCTGAACTGGTATCCGATGCCCAATGCCGCCGGGCGCGACCCGAGCTTCAACTACCAGACCCAGGTCTCCGACACCTACCCGCGCCGTGAATACGTCTACCGCGGCGATTACAACATCAACGACAAGTGGCGCGTCTACAGCCGTTACATCAAGACCTACAGCCAGACGAACAAGAACTACGGCCAGTGGAACGCCGACTACAACATCCCGTTCGCCCCGATGAACTTCGGCGATCCGGGCTGGAGCTTCATTACCAACGTCACCACGGTGATCAACCCGACGCTGACCAACGAGTTCATTTTCGGGTCGTCCAAGAACAGGCTCAACATCGATCCCGTCGACGACACCTTCTCGCGCGCCAAGCTCGGGCTCCGTTACCAGATGCCCTTCCCTGACGCCGACAAGCTCGGCCTCGTGCAGAACTGGCGCTGGGGCGGCGTACCCAACTCGCCCTTCACCGGCTTCAACGGGACGCCCTTCCGCAACTTCAACCACACCTACGACATCACCAACAACATCGCCAAGGTCATGGGCGCGCACACGCTCAAGTTTGGCATCTACCTCCACAAGAGCCTGAAGGACCAGACCGCCTTTACCAGCGTGAACGGCAACATCTGGTTCGACCGCGACGCCTCCAACCCGTTCGACACCAACTGGGCCTGGACCAACGGACTCACCGGCACCTACCAGCGCCTGCAACAGTCCAACATCGTCCGCAACGGGCAGTACCGCTACTGGAACGTTGAATGGTTCGGCCAGGACTCCTGGCGCGTCACGAGGAAGCTCACCATCGACTATGGCATGCGCTTCTACTGGATCCAGCCGCAGTACGACAAGGCGCTCCAGACTTCCTCCTTCAACCCCGCCCTGTACAACCCGGCCAATGCCGCCCGACTTTGGCAGCCCTACCGCGACCCAAACACCGGCGCCGTGCTCGCCATCAATCCCGTCACCGGCCAGACCGGTCCCCGGGCGCTCACCGGAGCCATCGTCAATGCAGGGGGCGGCTTTGTCGACGGCCTTTACGCCAACGGCATGGGCCGCGCCGGCCGCGACGGTTACCCGAAGGGCCTGATCAACGGCCAGGGGGTCCTGTTCGCTCCGCGTATCGGCATCGCCTACCAGTTCATGCAGAAGACCGTGCTCCGCATGGGTGGCGGCATCTTCTATGACCGCTTCCAGGGCAACCCGGTCTTCGACATGCTCCCCAACCCGCCATCGACCAACAGCCCGCAGTTCTATTACGGCCAGCTCGCCTCCATTCCCCCGGCCAGCGCAGGCATCTATTTCCCCGCCAACGTCAACGGCTTTGACAAGAACGGCGAGATCCCGACCACCTACAACTGGAACGTCTCCATCCAGCGCGAGCTACCCTTCAACGTGCTGTTTGATGTCGGATACGTGGCTTCCGTGTCGAATCACATCATCTATCGCCGCAACTTCAACGCGGTGCCCTATGGGTCGGCCTGGCTCCCGGAGAACCAGGATCCGCTCAACCCGAATCCGCAGTTCGACGGCTCGACCACGAAAAACGTTCTGTTCTACAGGCCGTTCCAGGGCTATGCCAACACAAACATCATCGCCTTCGGCGCCAACTCGAACTACCACTCGCTTCAGATGAGCGCCAACCGCCGCTTCGGACGCGACCTGACCTTCGGCGTCGCCTATACCTGGTCGCGGGCCCTCGGGACCACCACCGACGACTACACCACCAACCATCCGTTCAACATGCGGGCGGCCGACTACGGGCCGCTCTTCTACCACCGCACCCACAACCTGGTGTTCAACTATGTCTACAATCTGCCGAAGTTCGCCAAAGGCGACTCGCTCGGAGCAAAGTTCCTCGGCCACGTCGTCAACAACTGGCAGATCTCCGGCATCACCACCATGCAGACGGGCCAGCCGGACAATCTCAGCTTCTCGATTGACGGCGTGGGCAACCTGAACGAGCGCTACACCGGCTCGGTCGACGTAAGCCCGCGTCCGGTGATCACCGGCAAGTTCAACTACACCAAGGGCGACTACGCCTGGATCGATGCAAACGCCGCTGGTTTCAGGCTGCCTCCGCTGAAGGGCAGCCAGGGCTTCGACAGCGGCCCGCGCGTCGTCTACCGCCCCGGCGACCACAACTGGGACATCTCCGTCTTCAAGAACTTCCCCTACTGGAAGAACGACGAGAGCAAATACATCCAGCTCCGCGTGGAGATGTTCAACGCCTGGAACCACACGCGCTTCAGCGACTTCAACCGCTCGATGGTCTTCAGCCGCGACGGCACGCGCATCATCAACCTGCCGAACGCACTCGGCGGCAACGGCGGCCGCTTCGGCTTCGGCGCGCTGACCGCCACGCGCGACCCGCGCATCATTCAGCTCGCGGCCAAGTGGTACTTCTGA
- a CDS encoding carbon starvation protein A, which translates to MGKIVRTLLWMAVACVGALALAGVALRRGEPINSAWLVTAAVCTYLAAYRFYAAFIAAKVMALDDRRATAAERLRNGHDFEPTNKWIVFGHHFAAIAGPGPLVGPTLAAQFGYLPGALWIIVGVVLGGAVQDFVVLFASVRRDGKSLGQMAREEIGRIGGGIALLTVLLIMIILLAVIGLVVVNALKGSPWGTFTIAATMPIAVFMGLYLRYWRPGRVLEVSVIGFLLVVASIFAGEWVAHHAVLGPWFTLSGLALAVALILYGYAASALPVWLLLAPRDYLSTFVKLGVVLLLGLGVLAVRPDLQMPALTQFTDGTGPIFAGRIFPFCFITIACGAISGFHALISSGTTPKLIARESHIRPVGYGAMLLESFVAVMALVAACALEPGVFFAVNSPAGIVGATPEAATATITGWGYPVTAEQMKTLARHVGEETLFFRTGGAPSLALGMAHIFSRIAGSEAVLRFWYHFAIMFEALFILTVIDAGTRVGRFMLQDFLGHVWKPLGRTSWMPSVLLTSALIVAAWGYFLVQGVLDPLGGINSLWPLFGIANQLLAAVALCVATTILIKMHGARYMWITTMPLAWLVTVTFSGAWQKIFSDAPRVGFLAQARLLEAGPQTAQTRQLIFNNRLDAVVCGIFLVLVAAILADSIRIWAGLLRGTREARSFEAPFVPSQLEAEELG; encoded by the coding sequence ATGGGGAAAATCGTTCGGACGCTTCTCTGGATGGCCGTGGCGTGCGTCGGCGCCCTGGCGCTGGCCGGGGTGGCGCTGCGGCGCGGAGAACCGATCAACAGCGCCTGGCTCGTGACGGCGGCCGTGTGCACCTACCTGGCCGCGTACCGGTTTTATGCCGCTTTCATCGCCGCGAAGGTGATGGCGCTCGACGACCGGCGGGCCACCGCTGCCGAGCGGCTGCGCAACGGCCACGATTTTGAGCCGACCAACAAATGGATCGTTTTCGGCCACCACTTCGCCGCCATCGCCGGTCCCGGGCCGCTGGTGGGGCCGACGCTGGCGGCGCAGTTCGGCTATCTGCCCGGCGCCCTGTGGATCATCGTGGGCGTCGTGCTCGGCGGTGCGGTGCAGGACTTCGTCGTGCTGTTTGCCAGCGTGCGGCGCGATGGCAAGTCGCTCGGGCAGATGGCGCGCGAGGAGATCGGCCGCATCGGCGGCGGCATTGCGCTGTTGACCGTGCTGCTGATCATGATCATCCTGCTGGCGGTGATCGGGCTGGTGGTTGTCAATGCCCTCAAGGGCAGCCCGTGGGGCACGTTCACGATTGCGGCGACGATGCCGATTGCCGTCTTCATGGGCCTGTATCTGCGCTACTGGCGGCCGGGCCGCGTGCTGGAGGTGTCCGTCATCGGGTTTCTGCTGGTGGTCGCATCGATCTTCGCCGGCGAGTGGGTGGCGCACCACGCCGTGCTGGGGCCGTGGTTCACGTTGAGCGGGCTGGCGCTGGCGGTGGCGCTGATCCTTTACGGCTACGCTGCTTCGGCGCTGCCGGTCTGGCTGCTGCTGGCGCCGCGGGACTATCTGAGCACCTTCGTGAAGCTCGGCGTGGTGCTGCTGCTGGGGCTGGGCGTGCTGGCGGTGCGGCCGGATTTGCAGATGCCCGCCCTCACGCAGTTTACCGACGGTACCGGGCCCATTTTCGCGGGCAGGATCTTTCCGTTCTGCTTCATCACGATCGCCTGCGGCGCCATCAGTGGTTTCCATGCGCTGATCAGCTCGGGCACCACGCCAAAACTGATCGCCAGGGAAAGCCACATCCGGCCGGTGGGCTATGGGGCGATGCTGCTGGAGAGTTTCGTCGCGGTGATGGCGCTGGTGGCGGCCTGCGCGCTGGAGCCGGGAGTCTTTTTTGCGGTGAACTCGCCCGCGGGCATCGTCGGGGCCACGCCCGAGGCGGCGACGGCGACGATCACGGGCTGGGGTTATCCGGTGACGGCCGAGCAGATGAAAACGCTGGCGCGGCATGTCGGCGAGGAGACATTGTTTTTCCGAACCGGCGGCGCGCCGTCGCTGGCGCTGGGCATGGCGCACATCTTCTCGCGCATCGCCGGCAGCGAGGCCGTGCTGCGCTTCTGGTACCACTTTGCCATCATGTTTGAGGCGCTGTTCATCCTCACGGTGATCGACGCGGGCACGCGCGTGGGCCGCTTCATGCTGCAGGACTTCCTCGGCCATGTCTGGAAGCCGCTCGGAAGGACAAGCTGGATGCCCTCGGTGCTCCTGACGAGCGCGCTGATCGTGGCCGCCTGGGGCTATTTCCTGGTGCAGGGCGTGCTGGACCCGCTGGGCGGCATCAACTCGCTGTGGCCGCTGTTTGGCATCGCCAACCAGCTTCTGGCAGCGGTGGCGCTGTGCGTGGCGACAACGATCCTGATCAAGATGCACGGGGCGAGGTACATGTGGATCACCACCATGCCGCTCGCCTGGCTGGTGACGGTGACCTTCAGTGGCGCCTGGCAGAAGATCTTCAGTGACGCGCCGCGCGTCGGGTTCCTCGCCCAGGCGCGACTGCTTGAGGCGGGACCGCAGACGGCGCAGACCAGGCAGCTCATCTTCAACAACCGCCTGGACGCGGTGGTCTGCGGGATCTTTCTGGTGCTGGTGGCGGCGATCCTGGCCGATTCCATCCGCATCTGGGCCGGCCTGTTGCGCGGCACGCGCGAGGCGCGCAGCTTCGAGGCGCCGTTCGTGCCTTCGCAACTGGAAGCGGAGGAGCTGGGATGA
- a CDS encoding RNA-binding protein: MRALTVLAVASCLAFGQGIASRGVKPQAKPRASGLPWHAKFTNIAREAGLNQILHYGGTEKSDYVLETSSGGVAIFDYDNDGLPDIFLVVGSKITNPPPDAVSRLYRNLGGLKFEDVTKKAGLWREPGWAQGVAIGDYNNDGCIDLFVTYWGDNALYRNNCDGTFTDVAEQAGLLPRPRPRVPRWGSGATFVDIDRDGFLDLYVSNYIDFDLENTPKPGENPNCNWKGVPVSCGPRGLKTARHWLYHNRGDGTFEDISGKAGIAKFDKSFGMTATAFDIDEDGWQDIYNACDSTPSLLFRNNGNLTFTEEGIERGIALNDDGMEQAGMGLGIGDVNLDGRLDIFKTHFADDTHVLYVNDGRGMFHDITLKAGIGVETRRVGWGTGIYDFDHDGLPDIFIGTGCVYPETEAALPAYPYRTRPMLFRNLGDARFEWLEEEAGPAMLEKHSVRGAAFGDLDNDGDIDIVLWNRNEMPSLLRNDLSAEGRYWVQLRLVGTKSNRAAIGARVVLEYGGKKQAKAVLSQASFYSANDLRLHFGLGNARQARATVFWPSGLVEIFNLDTINTFHTLKEGAGLPPTP, encoded by the coding sequence ATGAGAGCCCTGACAGTGCTCGCCGTGGCTTCCTGCCTGGCCTTCGGGCAGGGCATCGCCAGCCGCGGCGTCAAGCCGCAGGCCAAGCCGCGCGCCTCCGGTCTTCCCTGGCACGCAAAATTCACAAACATCGCCCGCGAGGCCGGCCTCAACCAGATCCTGCACTACGGGGGCACGGAAAAGTCCGATTATGTCCTGGAGACGTCCTCCGGAGGAGTGGCCATTTTCGACTATGACAACGACGGCCTGCCCGACATTTTCCTCGTTGTCGGATCGAAAATCACCAATCCGCCTCCGGACGCCGTCAGCCGCCTGTACCGTAACCTCGGCGGCCTGAAATTTGAAGACGTCACGAAAAAGGCGGGCCTCTGGCGGGAGCCCGGCTGGGCGCAGGGCGTCGCCATCGGCGACTACAACAACGACGGCTGCATCGACCTGTTCGTCACGTACTGGGGCGACAACGCCCTCTACCGCAACAACTGCGACGGCACGTTTACCGACGTCGCCGAACAGGCTGGCCTGCTTCCCCGGCCGCGGCCCAGGGTGCCGCGCTGGGGATCGGGCGCCACGTTCGTCGACATCGACCGCGACGGATTCCTCGATCTCTACGTTTCGAATTACATCGATTTTGATCTCGAAAACACGCCCAAACCGGGTGAAAATCCCAACTGCAACTGGAAAGGCGTTCCCGTCTCCTGCGGACCGCGCGGACTGAAAACCGCCCGCCACTGGCTGTATCACAACCGCGGCGACGGCACCTTTGAAGATATCAGCGGGAAAGCCGGCATTGCGAAATTTGATAAGAGTTTCGGCATGACCGCCACGGCCTTCGACATTGATGAAGACGGCTGGCAGGACATTTACAATGCGTGCGACTCCACCCCCAGCCTGCTGTTTCGCAACAACGGCAACCTGACCTTCACCGAGGAGGGAATCGAACGCGGCATCGCCCTCAACGACGACGGCATGGAGCAGGCCGGCATGGGGCTCGGCATCGGCGACGTCAATCTCGACGGGCGCCTCGACATCTTCAAAACGCATTTCGCCGACGATACCCATGTGCTCTATGTCAATGACGGCAGGGGCATGTTCCACGACATCACCCTGAAGGCCGGCATCGGCGTCGAGACCCGCCGCGTCGGCTGGGGCACGGGCATCTACGACTTTGATCACGACGGCCTGCCGGACATCTTCATCGGCACCGGCTGCGTCTATCCCGAAACCGAGGCCGCCCTGCCGGCTTACCCTTACAGGACCCGCCCGATGCTATTCCGCAACCTCGGCGACGCCCGCTTCGAGTGGCTCGAGGAAGAAGCCGGCCCCGCCATGCTGGAAAAACACTCCGTGCGCGGCGCCGCTTTCGGCGATCTCGACAATGACGGCGACATCGACATCGTGCTCTGGAACCGGAACGAAATGCCCTCCCTGCTGCGCAATGATCTTTCCGCCGAGGGCCGCTACTGGGTCCAGCTCCGGCTGGTAGGGACAAAATCAAACCGCGCCGCCATTGGCGCCCGCGTCGTGCTCGAATACGGCGGAAAAAAGCAGGCTAAAGCCGTGCTGTCCCAGGCCAGTTTTTATTCCGCCAACGACCTGCGCCTCCACTTCGGCCTCGGCAACGCCCGTCAGGCCCGGGCCACCGTGTTCTGGCCAAGCGGGCTCGTCGAAATCTTCAATCTCGACACCATCAACACGTTTCACACTCTGAAGGAAGGCGCCGGATTGCCGCCAACGCCATGA